In a genomic window of Festucalex cinctus isolate MCC-2025b chromosome 11, RoL_Fcin_1.0, whole genome shotgun sequence:
- the LOC144030724 gene encoding uncharacterized protein LOC144030724, whose protein sequence is MLTPEKSGAQPNTSAQMTFHRTMTTTMGPMQDSLGQSSKEREDRAHSNVRPLVLRQRKLLLIGPKVTLLTVSRTKNVHQSIHPRKKDPKDSGWLEVDEFGWQPTIFPFAAKPGPRDAAAELNSHLPADILELFITDELLQHIVHHTNLYANQSMQKQTDKNCCACVNSLQRVFQIVCSDCYCCM, encoded by the exons atgctaacaccggagaaaagtggtgcacaaccgaacacgtctgcacagatgacgtttcatcggacgatgacgactactatgggtccgatgcaagacagtcttggacagtcttccaaagaacgtgaag atcgtgctcacagcaacgtccgaccgctggttctacgacaaagaaag ctcctcctcataggccccaaagtgacccttctcacagtgagcagaacaaag aatgtgcatcaatcaatacatccaagaaaaaaag atcccaaagattctggctggcttgaagttgatgaattcggctggcagccaaccatcttcccctttgctgcaaaaccaggaccaagggatgctgcagcagagctgaattcccacctgccagctgacatcctggagctcttcatcacggatgaacttctccagcacatcgttcatcataccaacctctacgcaaatcagtccatgcagaagcagactgacaaaaactgttgcgcatgtgtaaatagtttgcaaagagttttccaaattgtttgttcggattgctactgttgcatgtaa